The genomic interval TCATTTAGAAAATTCAAGGTGTTAAATTCATTGGATTTAAAAATAGCTGCATCTGTATTTTTAAAACTATCTTTTTCAATGAATTTGTGTTTACTTAGTCTAAGTAATGTAATTTTGATTGAATTTTGTAGGTTGAAAAAGGTTTGGGTATCTAGATTCATAGTGTTTTTAAGCTTATCTAATTTTTCGTTTAAAGGTTGAGGCAATTCTTCCTCATTGAGAATTTTCGGCAACTTTTCTATTGTAAATTTTCTAATATAAATTTCTTTGCCTTTTAAGGAAATTCCAACATTAGGTTTTCCTATGATTTGTAAATTGTATTCTTTTATTTTTTCTCTAAGTTCTGTTACTAATGTATTAAGCGCAGTTCTGCTTAAATATAATTTTTCGCTCAAGTCATCAATAAGAGAAATATCGTTTATAATTAATTCATAAAACAATTTTCCTAAGCGGTTTGTTAAAATACTTTCAGAACCATTATTTAAGATGCTATCCTTATTTAATTCATCCCAAAATTTTTGATCATCCATAATAGTTAAAACTAAAAGAGAATCTCTTTTTCTAATAGAAAAGATGTCTGTGAATTCTCGATTGATTTGTTTGATATAATTTATAATCGTTTTTTCTGAGATATCTAATTCAATAGCTGCTTTATCTATTGGTAAATTTGACTTTAATAAAATTTGGACCAACTTAAAGTGTTTTTGATTTAGCGGCATATTATACCCCCTCTATTTATTGGGGATTAACCTCTTGATTTACCGCCTGAAATGTTAATAGTTGTTCCAGTGATATAACTCGATTTGTTTGAACTTAAGTAGCAAACTAAATCAGCAATGTCGGTTAATTTTCCTACTCTTCTTAAAGGAATAGATTTAGAATAATCCCCATTTAATTTTTCTACCGTGGTATTTCTGCAATAAGCTAAAGCATTTTCATATTCAGGAGTTCTTAAACCTGTTTCTTCAATTATTCCAGGGGCAATTGCGACAACATTGATATTGAACTTCCCTAATTCTTTTGCCCAGCTTCTTGTTAATCCAATAAGTGCTGCTTTTGTTCCTGAATATAGACTTTGTCCTTCTGACCCTTCTTGTCCGGCTTCACTTGAAACATTGATAATAGTGCCGGAGTTATTTTCGATAAAATGTTCAGCAACTGATTGACTAAACCAAATCGGTCCTTTTAAGTTCACAGCAAACATTAAATCTAAATCTTTTTCATTTATTTCGTACTCGGGTTTTTCCTTTATAGAATCAGTTAGCAGACGAGGTAAGTTGATACCTGCATTATTTACTAGAACATCGATTTTTTTCTCACTTTGAATAACTTCTCTAACAGTTTCTGAAACATTTTCTTTGTTAGTTACATCTGTTTGGATAAAATGATAATTTTTATGAGTTAAGTCGTTACCTTTAATATCTGCGTTATAAACTATGGCTCCGTTATCTAATAGTTCTTTTACAATAACGTTCCCAATTCCTGAACTTCCGCCAGTTACGATAATCACTTTATTTCCAATTTCTAGCCAATTTGACATATGACTGACCTCCAATTAATTTCTTTAATTCCATCTTAAATTAAAGCGCTTTCACAATTAATACACCTTTGTGTGGAGTTTATGGAAAGTGATTGTATTAATTAATGGAGAACAGAGTGAGACTATTTCTATATCAGTAAATTATATTTTATCATGCATATTGCAAGTTAATATTAGTAAGTTGTGGAAGTATAAAAAATAATGATGTTAATTATGTATAATATCTAAGTAAATGAAACTTATTTCTTTCAAAGAGTTAATTATATATGCAAAAAGTACTGATGTTATTTATGATCTTTCAGTATAATTAACTTATACAATTAAAAGTTAAATGAAAAGAAGAAGGTGCAGCATGAAAGAACAAGCAAATTTTGCTCAGTGTTTTGGTTTGTTTTGGAAAAATTATTTTAATTTTAAAGGATGTGCGACGAGGAGAGAATACTGGTTTACTATAGCATGGCTAGCTATCATAACAATTCCAGTTATGTTAATTGGTTTGTTTGGTTTAATTACTTTTTTAACAGGTATATCTCTTATATTTGGAGGGGCATTATTTTTATTTATTACGATGTTTTATTTTCTTGCTTCATTTGTCTTACTTATTCCTGTATTAACATTGATTATTAGAAGGTTTCACGATAGCGGTAAGTCTATGTTATTACCGATACTATTCACAGTGATGTTAATGACAATACCATATCTGCCTGACCTTACATTTAATCAATTCGGAGCAGGTGATATTACTTTTTTATCATTTTTATTTTTAGTTTTTCACATTTCTTTTATCCCTATTACTATTGCCTTAGGTATATATATCTTTGTAGTTACCTTGCTACCTAGTAAAAGAGAGAAAAATAAATATTGCAAAATCATGTTAGTCAATAAACATATAGAAGGAAAAAGAAAAGTTACTTCGTTTTCAAAAACATTAGAATGAATAAGTTCGTAATTAAGAAGCACAATCTCAGGAATGAGTTTGTGCTTTTTCGCTATATTAATTATTTACAAGCTATATAATGCCCGCTGCTCAATATATAACTGTCTTTCTCCTTTAGTTTTGATGAGTTTATTTGATAATAAATAAGTTGGATTTTTGAATTTGAAAAGCACTCTCATGATTGTTGAGGAAGTGCTTTCTTTAAAGCCTTAATAAATAATTCTGTTGATTTTCAAATCTTTAATATCAAAGATTTTAGGATTATGTTTAACTCCGTAATAGTATAAATTCTTAGCAATACTTTGAGCTAAACGATTATCATAATGTTTTCCTTTAAAAATGATTTCAAATTTATCGATTCCGAGCATACTGATCATCTCCTTAGATAGTATTAGGATTTTTTACACATGAAAAATATGTGGAAATAGTTCATTTTAAAATTCGACTTCTTAAGAATACATAAAGGTCTATTCATTATTTGTTGTCATATATATTGTCTCAGTAATAATTTTATCTAATGTTATGTGAGATTGAGGATCGTGTTAAGTTAACTTATAAACATCAACTCTCTTATATGAATATCATATATATAACCATAGACATATTTTGACTAGGCAAAATGATATGTTGAAAATAGCAAATTACACGCTTTCATTCGGAGGGGAAAATTATGGACTATTATAGAGAAAAGTATGTTGAAGATAGAAGTAAAATAATGGATGTTACTGAGATTTTATTAGAGTATGTTAAACAAAATGAAACAAACTTTAAACTGCTAAAAAACATCTCTGAAATTGAAAGAATACGAGAAAGCTTTTTAAGAAAAAAATTTGAAATTGTGATAACGGGGGACAGCAAAGTTGGGAAATCTACCTTTATTAATAAACTAGTAAATAAAAATGTACTGCCAACAAGTCCAACAAAAGTAATAACTTACATCAAGCACTCTGATTATACACATAGTATTGAAGGTACGAAGATTCATCTGAAAAATGGTGAAATCATTACCATAGATAATGAAAAACTAGTCGAATTAAGTGAAAGTGATATAAGCGAAATAGAATACTTGGAAGTTTTTCTGGATTCAAATTTTTTGAAAGAAGGTGTCGCAATTATAGATACACCTAGTATTACGACACTCAGTAAGGTACAAGAAGATAATATTGATACTCAAATTAAAGAAGCTTCTGCTCATATTTTTTTATGTAGTGCAGACCAAGGTGGATGTACAGCAGAAGTAAATTTTATTCAAGATAAAGAACAATATATAAACAAAACATTATTTGCAGTAAATAAAATGGATCTTATCCATCCTGAAGAAGAGGGAGAAATTATTGATGCTATGATAATGAATTTTGACCTTAAAACTACTGAACATCTATTTTTAATGAGCATACATAATGATGAGAATCCTATGATAGCAATTAAGAAGCAGTTGGAACAGGTGATATTCGGGGACGACAAATTAAAAAAAGAAATTGCCGAAGCATATAAGACAATAAGTCGTCATTATGCTTTGCTAATAAAAGAAAATTTATTGAAAACGAAAGAAGAATTAGAAAATGATGCATTCTTTAAGAAGATAGATGATGATATGAATGCTCTATTTAAAAAAATGAGAAATAATTTGAAGTAAATAGAATATACACCAAACAAAGCAAACCATCCCAAGGCTTGCTTTGTTTAGGTTCTGCTATTTAATGATTGAAAGTGAGAATGGTACTACATAATCTTCGCCTTTGTTAACGGCAATAATAGCCATGATTGTATAAACAATACTTGCAATCGAGATAGCAATTAATGGAATGATACCTATAATAATAAGCGTTAAAATGTATGAAACTACTCCGTAAATTGCATAACTAATAGCATAATTTAAATAGTTTTTACCTTGTTGGTTGATAAAAGGAGATTCATCTTTTTTCATTAACCAAATAATTAAAGGACCTATAAAACTTGTGAATAAACTTAAAATCCACATTACCATTGCCATTGTGCGATCATCTTTTGGTACTTCTTGAAATCTTTGAGGATTTTCAGAACCGTTTTGAAAATTCATTTCCCTCATCCCTTCTTTATTGTATTTTTTGCTTTTAGCAAAAATAAGTATAAGTACACTACAAAATACTTAATGCAATACTCTCATACATTTATTGTATATGTATAGATAGTCAATTTTTGTCTATATTGTGTAGTTTATTTGTATTTACAAAAACTTAAAAATAAAATCATTAAATTTAATGATATAATTTGTTGAAATAGAGGGAATGGTGGTGTCAAAATGGCGAAATCTATACAATTACTTGAATTATATTTACGTTTTTTAGACGGCGAAAAACTTACAAAATCTACAATAAGTCAATATTTTGATAATAAGTCAGATAGAACAATCCAAAGGTATATTTCTGAGCTCAATAAATTTATTAGTAGCTATGAGGCAACTGAACATTTATATATCAAATATGATTATAAAATTAATGCCTTTAAGATGTTTAATAATGGCAATCAAAACATTAATCAAAAACAAGTACTAGCCATTATCAAAATGTTGATGGCAGCAAGAGGGCTTACTAAAGAAGAAATAGATAAAACAGTTGCACATTTAACAGAACGTCTCAAACCAGAGGACCGTAATATTATTGAGCAAGCAATCCTTTCTGAAATGACACACTATCACCCCATGATTCATGAGGAACCGCTTTTAGACAAAATATGGGATATCAATCTCATTATTCAAAATGGTCAATCACTATCATTTGAATATTCGAATGCGATGAATAAAGTTAAGCATCATGTAATCAAGCCAATGTATATTACGTTTTCAGAACTTTATTTTTACGTTGTAGGTGTGAATGAGAAAGAACAAGTTATTATTTATCGTTTAGATCGGATTCTTGAATATGAAGGTATTAAAAAAAGAATTGCCACTCCAGATTCACCTTACTTTAAAGAAGGAGAGCTGAAACAACGTATTTATTTCATGTATGGAGGGGAATGGCAGCGCGTAAGATTTGAATTCAATAATGGAATTATAGAATCAGTCATGGATCGCTTTCCAACTGCAAAATTACTTAAAAAAGACTATGAAAATAATCGCTTTGAAGTTGAAATTGAAGTTATAGGTAACGGCATTATAATGTGGCTGCTTTCTCAAGGAAGTAAAGTGAAGGTATTGTCTCCACAATCAGTAAAAGAATTATATTTAGAAGAGTTGAAAAAGATGATAAATCAATATTGAGGTAGACAAAATTTGTCTGGGGGCATATGTATGATACAAGTAATCCAAGATGAAAGGATGATATGCATGTTCAAGTTAACCGACAGACAAAAGAGAAAACTAATCGACATGATATTTGTAATAGAATATGACGAAAATCAAGATGAAGAAGAGTTCTATCGTGAATTAGAAAGTGAACTACGTGAAATTTTCGAAAAAATAAAGCGATTTTTTTGGGTTTAAAATGTAGTTATATTAGCTTCTGTATCTTGGAAGTTAATATATTTATATCTTCATTAAGGTGTGGCAAGGCTCAAAAAATAAATTTTTAAATTATTAGGATAGACAAATAATGACTATCTTAAATTCAGTAAGATATATAGTAAAATACATGTAAGAAATTGATTTAAAAACATGCACATTAAGTAGTTTTATTTTAAAAACAATAAACAAATTATATAAAATATATGCGAGGTTAGGGAAATGTTTAATAAAGAGAATAGAAAACAAGCATTAAGAAATTATGAAATAAATGCCGAAGAATATGAAAAAGAAAGAGGCTTATTAGTAACTGATTCAGAAGAATTATATGCAACTAGATTAATTTTGAAAGAACATGTAAAAAAGATTTGGGAATTTTTAAATAATATGAGAAATAAACCTGAAGAAGTACAAGTGAAGGTAGAAAAATTAAGAATTGAATTTGCAAAATTTGAGAACTTTGTAAAAGAAGTTAATGCTGAAGTAGAATCCACTTTAAAGAAATCAGCAGGGAGCATAGGAACTGGAATTGCTGCTGGAGCTGGAGTAGCTGCTTTTGGACCTGCTGCAGCAATGGCAATCGCAACAACCTTTGGAACAGCTTCTACAGGAACAGCAATTTCAGCATTAAGTGGAGCAGCCGCGACTAATGCAGCATTAGCTTGGCTTGGAGGCGGAGCGCTAGTTGCAGGTGGAGGCGG from Staphylococcus condimenti carries:
- a CDS encoding SDR family oxidoreductase — translated: MSNWLEIGNKVIIVTGGSSGIGNVIVKELLDNGAIVYNADIKGNDLTHKNYHFIQTDVTNKENVSETVREVIQSEKKIDVLVNNAGINLPRLLTDSIKEKPEYEINEKDLDLMFAVNLKGPIWFSQSVAEHFIENNSGTIINVSSEAGQEGSEGQSLYSGTKAALIGLTRSWAKELGKFNINVVAIAPGIIEETGLRTPEYENALAYCRNTTVEKLNGDYSKSIPLRRVGKLTDIADLVCYLSSNKSSYITGTTINISGGKSRG
- a CDS encoding DUF805 domain-containing protein; protein product: MKEQANFAQCFGLFWKNYFNFKGCATRREYWFTIAWLAIITIPVMLIGLFGLITFLTGISLIFGGALFLFITMFYFLASFVLLIPVLTLIIRRFHDSGKSMLLPILFTVMLMTIPYLPDLTFNQFGAGDITFLSFLFLVFHISFIPITIALGIYIFVVTLLPSKREKNKYCKIMLVNKHIEGKRKVTSFSKTLE
- a CDS encoding dynamin family protein, with translation MDYYREKYVEDRSKIMDVTEILLEYVKQNETNFKLLKNISEIERIRESFLRKKFEIVITGDSKVGKSTFINKLVNKNVLPTSPTKVITYIKHSDYTHSIEGTKIHLKNGEIITIDNEKLVELSESDISEIEYLEVFLDSNFLKEGVAIIDTPSITTLSKVQEDNIDTQIKEASAHIFLCSADQGGCTAEVNFIQDKEQYINKTLFAVNKMDLIHPEEEGEIIDAMIMNFDLKTTEHLFLMSIHNDENPMIAIKKQLEQVIFGDDKLKKEIAEAYKTISRHYALLIKENLLKTKEELENDAFFKKIDDDMNALFKKMRNNLK
- a CDS encoding DUF4870 domain-containing protein, translated to MNFQNGSENPQRFQEVPKDDRTMAMVMWILSLFTSFIGPLIIWLMKKDESPFINQQGKNYLNYAISYAIYGVVSYILTLIIIGIIPLIAISIASIVYTIMAIIAVNKGEDYVVPFSLSIIK
- a CDS encoding helix-turn-helix transcriptional regulator, which encodes MAKSIQLLELYLRFLDGEKLTKSTISQYFDNKSDRTIQRYISELNKFISSYEATEHLYIKYDYKINAFKMFNNGNQNINQKQVLAIIKMLMAARGLTKEEIDKTVAHLTERLKPEDRNIIEQAILSEMTHYHPMIHEEPLLDKIWDINLIIQNGQSLSFEYSNAMNKVKHHVIKPMYITFSELYFYVVGVNEKEQVIIYRLDRILEYEGIKKRIATPDSPYFKEGELKQRIYFMYGGEWQRVRFEFNNGIIESVMDRFPTAKLLKKDYENNRFEVEIEVIGNGIIMWLLSQGSKVKVLSPQSVKELYLEELKKMINQY